A genomic stretch from Telmatocola sphagniphila includes:
- a CDS encoding sugar phosphate nucleotidyltransferase, which translates to MRGVVLAGGKGTRLGELTKVTNKHLLPVGPIPMVYHPLHKMVGAGLKDILLVSGTEHMGDFVELLGSGKDHKCSLTYRVQDEAGGIAQALGLAETFCAGNRCLVILGDNIFEAPVTGLVSQAGKKPDWAWIGLKQVHDPGRYGVAELKGDRVIGIEEKPKNPKSDYAVIGIYIYPSDVFEVIRTLKPSGRGELEITDVNNHYLKAGRLGYSIIDGYWTDAGTLDSLQFANQLVREKPPIF; encoded by the coding sequence ATTCGGGGTGTCGTTCTGGCCGGGGGTAAAGGCACCCGGCTGGGAGAACTTACCAAAGTTACGAATAAACATCTCCTGCCGGTCGGGCCGATCCCGATGGTTTATCATCCACTCCACAAAATGGTGGGTGCCGGCCTGAAAGACATCCTTCTCGTTTCGGGCACGGAACACATGGGGGATTTCGTAGAGTTGCTCGGCTCGGGCAAAGATCACAAATGCTCACTCACTTATCGCGTGCAAGATGAGGCTGGTGGCATCGCTCAGGCGCTGGGTCTCGCGGAAACTTTTTGTGCCGGAAATCGCTGCCTGGTAATTCTCGGGGACAACATTTTTGAAGCTCCGGTCACTGGCCTGGTATCGCAAGCCGGCAAAAAACCAGATTGGGCTTGGATTGGACTGAAGCAGGTACACGATCCCGGGCGATACGGCGTGGCCGAGCTAAAGGGAGATCGAGTAATCGGCATCGAAGAGAAGCCGAAGAATCCGAAAAGCGATTATGCCGTAATCGGGATCTATATCTATCCCTCGGATGTGTTTGAAGTCATCCGGACACTCAAACCGAGTGGTCGGGGTGAGTTGGAAATCACCGATGTCAACAACCACTATCTGAAGGCGGGTCGACTCGGTTATTCCATTATTGACGGCTACTGGACGGATGCCGGCACGCTGGATTCTTTACAGTTTGCCAATCAGCTCGTTCGCGAAAAGCCTCCGATTTTCTAA
- the rfbB gene encoding dTDP-glucose 4,6-dehydratase, translating into MAKLLVTGGCGFIGSNFIRQLLSSDSSVELINFDALTYAGNLKNLTDVASNPRYRFVKGDITNREEVRGVISEGLDAIIHFAAESHVDRSIMDSGPFVKTNVIGTQILLDAAKEKSVKRIVHVSTDEVYGSLGATGFFTETTPLSPNSPYSASKAGSDLLANAYHHTFGMDVVITRCSNNYGPYQFPEKLIPLFISNLLEDKQVPVYGDGLQIRDWIHVLDHARGVEAAWRKGRSGEVYNFGGRCEKTNMALTLLLLELLGKPKTLIKHVQDRLGHDRRYAIDCTKAETELGWQPLVTFEKGLKDTIDWYKANAAWVSEIRSGEYRKYYEKQYANR; encoded by the coding sequence ATGGCAAAATTGCTCGTAACTGGCGGCTGCGGATTCATCGGCAGCAACTTCATTCGACAATTGCTCAGCAGCGATTCCAGCGTGGAATTGATCAATTTCGATGCCCTGACTTACGCTGGGAACTTGAAGAACCTGACCGATGTCGCCAGCAATCCCCGCTATCGGTTCGTTAAGGGGGATATTACTAATCGCGAGGAAGTTCGCGGCGTAATTTCCGAAGGCCTGGATGCGATCATTCATTTCGCGGCCGAGAGCCACGTCGATCGCAGCATTATGGATTCCGGCCCCTTCGTAAAAACGAACGTCATTGGCACGCAGATTCTGCTGGATGCCGCGAAAGAAAAAAGCGTGAAGCGAATCGTTCACGTTTCGACGGATGAAGTTTATGGCAGTTTGGGCGCAACCGGGTTCTTTACGGAAACCACACCGCTTTCTCCCAACTCCCCTTACTCGGCGAGCAAAGCGGGTTCCGATCTGCTGGCGAATGCCTACCACCATACATTCGGTATGGATGTGGTCATCACGCGCTGCTCGAATAACTACGGCCCGTATCAATTTCCAGAAAAATTAATCCCCCTGTTCATCAGCAATCTCCTGGAAGATAAACAAGTTCCGGTTTACGGGGATGGACTTCAGATTCGAGACTGGATTCACGTTCTCGATCACGCTCGCGGCGTGGAAGCGGCCTGGCGAAAAGGTCGCAGCGGCGAAGTCTATAATTTCGGCGGCCGGTGCGAAAAAACCAATATGGCGCTGACACTTCTGCTGCTGGAACTCCTGGGCAAACCCAAGACGTTGATCAAACATGTTCAGGACCGCCTGGGCCACGACCGCCGTTATGCCATCGACTGTACTAAAGCGGAAACAGAATTGGGATGGCAGCCGCTGGTCACCTTCGAGAAGGGCTTGAAGGACACGATAGATTGGTACAAAGCCAATGCGGCCTGGGTATCCGAGATCCGCAGCGGCGAGTACCGCAAATACTACGAAAAACAGTACGCTAATCGATAA
- a CDS encoding lactate racemase domain-containing protein — translation MSLLEIQPDGENWSIQLPEGTSITEPVFAKVYGASISDVVEAFRESLDHPIRFEPLYRALTPDDRITIVFDASIPHADVLLGELKKYLLLREIDVGALTILMNREAGAMEQQVALQKNFPELKFEILDPTDRTQMAYLATTQKGRRVYLHRSLLDADQVILVAHRGYDCLLGQTGAESNIFPLMSDSETKLALRKQLRADCPSSEPWPILEEAREVAWLLGIPFLVHVFLDSNDQITAFKTGIAESLPDIAEEFDELSHGKLASPVDAFVVNLPGNQKEFRDLAQAALSASRVLEPAGCLILLTGMTLSGEESVKRIAGYSSPREALKKLPELEESGDPQAIFCWAQAVQNRRVYLYSDLDAPMTESLFATKLENSAQLERLLQSMQQITVWNNPQQYVFEVDSASSK, via the coding sequence ATGTCGTTATTGGAAATTCAACCCGACGGGGAAAACTGGTCCATTCAGTTGCCCGAGGGGACGTCGATCACAGAGCCGGTGTTTGCAAAGGTATATGGCGCTTCCATTTCCGACGTTGTGGAAGCATTCCGCGAATCTCTCGATCATCCGATTCGCTTCGAGCCATTATACCGTGCGCTGACCCCCGACGACCGTATTACCATCGTCTTCGACGCCTCGATTCCTCATGCAGATGTTCTATTGGGGGAGCTGAAAAAATATCTTCTATTGCGCGAAATTGACGTTGGGGCTTTGACGATTCTCATGAATCGCGAAGCCGGAGCCATGGAGCAGCAGGTCGCGCTTCAGAAAAACTTCCCCGAGCTGAAATTCGAAATCCTGGATCCGACGGATCGCACCCAGATGGCCTATCTGGCGACCACCCAAAAGGGGCGAAGAGTTTATTTGCATCGTAGTCTTCTGGATGCCGATCAAGTGATTCTCGTAGCTCATCGCGGCTACGATTGCCTGCTGGGACAGACTGGGGCGGAGTCCAATATCTTTCCACTGATGTCCGATTCGGAAACGAAATTGGCCCTGCGAAAGCAACTCCGGGCCGATTGCCCGAGCTCGGAACCCTGGCCCATCCTGGAAGAGGCCCGAGAGGTTGCCTGGTTGCTCGGCATCCCCTTTCTCGTTCACGTATTTCTGGATTCGAACGATCAGATTACCGCTTTCAAGACGGGCATTGCGGAAAGCCTCCCGGACATTGCCGAAGAGTTCGATGAATTGTCGCACGGTAAACTGGCCAGCCCCGTGGATGCCTTCGTCGTCAACCTGCCGGGCAATCAGAAAGAGTTTCGCGATTTGGCGCAGGCGGCTTTATCCGCCAGTCGGGTACTGGAACCGGCCGGCTGCCTGATTCTGCTAACTGGAATGACGCTTTCCGGAGAAGAATCGGTGAAGCGAATCGCCGGATACAGTTCGCCGCGAGAGGCCTTGAAGAAGCTTCCCGAACTGGAGGAAAGCGGCGATCCCCAAGCGATTTTTTGCTGGGCTCAAGCCGTGCAGAATCGGCGAGTCTATCTTTATTCGGATCTGGATGCTCCCATGACGGAGAGCCTGTTTGCCACAAAGCTCGAGAACTCGGCTCAACTGGAACGATTACTTCAGTCCATGCAGCAAATCACCGTCTGGAATAATCCGCAGCAATACGTTTTCGAAGTCGATTCCGCCTCCTCGAAGTGA
- the ygfZ gene encoding CAF17-like 4Fe-4S cluster assembly/insertion protein YgfZ, giving the protein MNDETNLSKERIFAKTWFFDRSSNGKIIVSGKDAALFLHNLCTNDIRGLKPGTLCRAYFCDRLAKVQGQSRIFHTQLQGKPIYWLDCPPGTNESLARHIDKHWISEQIEFEDATSKYCEFHIAGPEAEITRTKMLPRSEESTSNAEWDEILFVQPMDHLLGTPGFNIVAELSRRESLLSKLQSILPAGSAEDFEKLRIEAVTPFFGKDIDEKRFVMEVADALESVSYQKGCYLGQEPIVMSRDRAGHVNRAMKLVKAKAQFPITPNAVLTREEKSVGVTTGSTVFSSLYGAPIALAYIARGHQEAGTVFDLPDGAGQVEVV; this is encoded by the coding sequence ATGAACGATGAAACAAATCTATCGAAAGAACGGATTTTCGCGAAAACTTGGTTTTTCGATCGCTCCTCGAATGGAAAGATCATTGTTTCGGGGAAAGATGCTGCCCTCTTTCTGCACAACTTGTGCACGAACGATATCCGAGGTTTGAAGCCCGGCACCCTCTGCCGAGCCTACTTCTGCGATCGGTTGGCCAAAGTGCAGGGTCAGTCTCGCATTTTTCATACTCAGCTTCAGGGCAAGCCGATCTACTGGCTCGATTGCCCGCCGGGTACCAATGAATCTCTGGCGCGCCATATCGACAAGCACTGGATCTCGGAACAGATTGAATTCGAAGATGCGACCTCGAAATATTGTGAGTTTCATATCGCAGGACCCGAGGCCGAGATCACTCGAACAAAGATGCTCCCAAGATCTGAGGAGAGCACCAGCAATGCGGAATGGGACGAGATCCTTTTCGTTCAACCCATGGACCACTTGCTCGGCACACCGGGCTTTAACATCGTGGCCGAGCTTTCCCGGCGGGAATCGCTTCTGTCAAAACTGCAAAGTATTCTTCCAGCAGGTTCCGCAGAGGATTTTGAAAAACTCCGCATTGAAGCGGTGACGCCCTTTTTCGGAAAAGATATCGATGAGAAACGATTCGTTATGGAAGTCGCCGACGCGTTGGAATCCGTGAGTTACCAGAAAGGCTGCTATCTGGGACAGGAACCGATCGTGATGTCGCGAGATCGAGCTGGCCACGTGAATCGGGCGATGAAGCTAGTAAAAGCGAAAGCACAATTTCCGATAACCCCAAATGCGGTGTTAACGCGAGAAGAAAAATCTGTAGGTGTTACCACCGGTTCCACGGTTTTTTCATCGCTTTACGGTGCCCCCATCGCCCTGGCGTACATAGCTCGTGGGCATCAGGAGGCAGGTACCGTTTTTGATCTCCCGGACGGGGCAGGGCAGGTCGAAGTCGTTTGA
- a CDS encoding endo-1,4-beta-xylanase: MDLNDEHNSGSETTEQTLPMGFSFVLPTEMSAEFRPLLKESFLTVGPESMPTQTRHRLSSEVLILQRELHESGSAMIPADVAEFGQLQTSTATLMERPLPYFLGVELVRGKLNQVRNQLAEWESAGLQRSATLDWDIRQATRTFAQGMMDPWQSDASFHLNRALTLSFQAADELIEEYTKQILALRHTRAAKLDTGWGCWLSSIPKAKEAELFQNTFNAVRLPLRWKDIEPSEANYNWKQLDEQVAWCLGKGLNVSVGPVVDFSPEFFPEWMETWNGDITALGSFVCDFVETTIARYRGKIQNWMLCSRSNCSTCLGISEEDQIRLTARMLDAAAQIDPDSKFHIGISHPWGSYLTKPGFNYSPFVFADTLLRAGLPITSYELEWQMGSRPRGDFCRDRLDCSKILDMFGMLGLPVQVTLSYPSASTPDEWASPGERVAMAGFWRSIDENGQALWAEAFAKLALSKPYVTGVFWDCWSDAVQHRIPHSGLLDASGTPKLALSKLEAIRKQHLK, encoded by the coding sequence ATGGATTTAAACGACGAACACAACTCGGGCTCCGAGACGACGGAACAGACCCTGCCGATGGGGTTCTCCTTCGTTTTGCCCACTGAGATGTCCGCAGAGTTTCGTCCGCTTCTCAAAGAATCCTTTCTGACGGTCGGCCCCGAAAGCATGCCCACCCAAACCCGGCACCGACTCTCCTCAGAAGTCCTCATTCTGCAGCGGGAACTGCACGAATCGGGTTCCGCGATGATACCGGCCGATGTCGCCGAGTTCGGTCAGCTTCAGACTTCCACCGCCACCCTCATGGAACGGCCGCTCCCTTATTTTCTGGGAGTGGAGCTGGTTCGAGGGAAATTGAACCAGGTCCGGAACCAGTTGGCCGAGTGGGAATCGGCGGGACTTCAAAGATCCGCCACGCTCGATTGGGACATCCGACAGGCTACGCGAACTTTCGCGCAAGGGATGATGGATCCCTGGCAGAGCGACGCGAGTTTTCATCTGAATCGGGCGCTCACTCTGAGTTTCCAGGCCGCCGACGAGCTGATAGAGGAATACACCAAACAGATTCTCGCTCTCCGCCACACGCGGGCCGCCAAGTTGGATACGGGTTGGGGTTGCTGGCTTTCCTCGATTCCCAAGGCCAAGGAAGCCGAGCTCTTTCAAAATACGTTCAACGCAGTGCGTCTGCCGTTGCGCTGGAAGGATATTGAACCTTCCGAAGCGAACTACAACTGGAAGCAACTCGACGAACAGGTGGCCTGGTGTCTCGGAAAAGGACTGAATGTCTCGGTCGGCCCGGTAGTCGATTTCTCTCCGGAGTTCTTTCCGGAATGGATGGAAACCTGGAACGGAGACATCACGGCTCTGGGCAGCTTCGTCTGCGACTTCGTTGAAACGACCATTGCCCGCTATCGAGGCAAAATCCAGAATTGGATGCTTTGCTCGCGGAGCAACTGCTCGACCTGCCTGGGAATTTCTGAAGAAGATCAAATTAGACTGACGGCGCGAATGCTCGATGCGGCAGCCCAGATCGATCCCGATTCCAAATTTCATATCGGTATCAGCCATCCTTGGGGAAGTTACTTAACGAAACCGGGCTTCAATTATTCGCCGTTCGTTTTTGCCGATACTTTGCTCCGGGCAGGATTACCGATCACCAGTTATGAACTGGAATGGCAGATGGGCTCCCGTCCGCGCGGTGATTTCTGCCGGGATCGCCTCGATTGCTCCAAGATTCTCGATATGTTCGGTATGTTGGGCCTTCCGGTTCAGGTGACGCTCTCTTATCCCAGCGCCAGTACGCCCGATGAGTGGGCCAGCCCCGGCGAGCGGGTAGCCATGGCCGGTTTTTGGCGCAGCATCGACGAAAACGGTCAGGCATTATGGGCGGAGGCTTTCGCCAAGCTGGCCTTGAGCAAGCCCTACGTAACCGGGGTTTTCTGGGATTGCTGGAGCGATGCCGTGCAGCATCGCATTCCCCATTCCGGATTATTGGATGCCTCAGGTACGCCTAAATTGGCGCTGTCGAAATTGGAAGCCATTCGAAAGCAGCATCTGAAGTAG
- a CDS encoding LpxI family protein, whose amino-acid sequence MNAEPIGLIAGRGRFPILFAQKAHAIQRPVICLGISGLARKEDFLPYVQDFIWVRLGALNKPIRSFRKAGVKRYTMAGKIDKTILYSPFWFIRLMPDLRMIRWWFFGRKRDNRDDSILSGIIGEYEKEGLHCESALDTCPELLVKPGIHTKRKPTASEEADIRFGWEIAKEMGRLDIGQSVMVHDAAVIAVEAIEGTDEAILRAGTLSKRGFTVVKVAKPQQDMRFDVPTVGEKTIETIHKAGGRVLAIEAGKTIILDVEATTALADRYGIVIQAL is encoded by the coding sequence ATGAATGCGGAACCCATCGGACTGATAGCCGGACGCGGAAGATTTCCGATCCTGTTTGCGCAGAAAGCGCACGCCATCCAGCGTCCGGTCATTTGTCTCGGCATCAGTGGCCTGGCACGTAAAGAAGACTTTCTGCCGTATGTGCAAGATTTTATCTGGGTCCGCCTGGGAGCTCTCAATAAGCCGATTCGAAGTTTTCGCAAAGCCGGGGTGAAACGTTACACCATGGCTGGGAAGATCGATAAAACCATTCTGTATTCCCCATTTTGGTTCATACGTCTTATGCCAGATCTACGCATGATTCGTTGGTGGTTTTTCGGACGCAAAAGGGACAATCGCGATGATTCGATACTTTCGGGAATCATTGGCGAATACGAAAAAGAAGGCCTCCATTGCGAGTCGGCCCTCGACACCTGTCCCGAACTGCTTGTAAAACCGGGTATTCATACTAAACGTAAACCGACCGCGAGCGAAGAAGCCGATATCCGCTTCGGTTGGGAGATTGCAAAAGAGATGGGTCGATTAGACATCGGCCAGAGCGTGATGGTTCATGATGCAGCCGTGATAGCGGTGGAAGCCATTGAAGGTACGGATGAGGCCATTTTACGGGCGGGAACGCTCAGTAAACGGGGCTTTACCGTGGTAAAAGTGGCGAAACCGCAGCAGGATATGCGGTTCGACGTGCCAACTGTGGGTGAAAAGACTATCGAAACTATTCACAAGGCGGGCGGTCGAGTGTTGGCGATTGAAGCGGGAAAGACTATCATCCTCGATGTGGAAGCTACAACAGCATTAGCGGACCGATATGGTATCGTAATTCAGGCTCTCTAG
- the lpxD gene encoding UDP-3-O-(3-hydroxymyristoyl)glucosamine N-acyltransferase: MAVTVREIASWIDGIVEGNGDCLISGARPLSEAQPGDLVFLENEKYLNDFKESPAVAAVAAPHLTGVGKPLIRIEDPLLAFAKIVQKLNPKPDRTLLGIHPTAQIDPTAEIAPDVAIGAFVCIGPGVKIGPGCKIYPGSIIGADCEIAADVTIFPQVILYDGCKIGERVRIHAHVVLGCDGFGYRTVKGQHIKVPQQGSVEIQEDVEIGAGTTIDRGTFGRTIIGRGTKIDNLVMIGHNCSLGRHNLIVSQVGIAGSSSTGDYVVMAGQVGIADHCHIGDRAILGAKAGIHKDVPAGARMLGSPATPDKEQMRIMMSLEKLPEIRRDLRNIKKKIGLADNE; the protein is encoded by the coding sequence GTGGCCGTCACGGTACGCGAAATAGCTTCATGGATTGATGGTATCGTGGAGGGGAACGGCGATTGCCTGATTTCAGGGGCGCGGCCGTTGTCTGAAGCGCAGCCCGGCGATCTCGTCTTTCTGGAAAACGAAAAATACCTCAACGATTTTAAAGAATCTCCTGCGGTCGCCGCAGTGGCTGCTCCTCACTTAACGGGTGTAGGCAAGCCCTTGATCCGAATCGAGGATCCACTTCTGGCCTTCGCCAAGATCGTTCAAAAATTAAATCCGAAGCCCGATCGAACTTTGCTGGGGATACATCCCACCGCACAAATAGATCCCACGGCGGAAATCGCTCCGGATGTGGCTATTGGCGCTTTCGTCTGCATCGGGCCCGGTGTGAAGATCGGGCCAGGTTGCAAAATTTATCCTGGGTCGATCATCGGCGCGGATTGTGAAATTGCTGCGGATGTGACGATCTTTCCCCAAGTGATCCTGTACGATGGCTGCAAGATCGGGGAGCGAGTCCGCATTCACGCTCACGTAGTCCTCGGCTGCGACGGCTTCGGCTATCGAACTGTTAAAGGCCAACACATCAAAGTTCCCCAGCAGGGAAGCGTGGAAATCCAGGAAGATGTGGAAATTGGGGCCGGAACGACTATTGATCGGGGGACTTTCGGTCGCACGATCATCGGGAGAGGCACCAAGATTGATAATCTGGTGATGATTGGCCACAATTGTTCGCTGGGACGTCATAATCTGATTGTCAGCCAAGTCGGTATTGCCGGCTCTTCCTCGACCGGGGATTACGTGGTGATGGCGGGTCAGGTGGGTATAGCCGACCATTGCCATATTGGAGATCGGGCGATACTGGGTGCCAAGGCCGGTATTCATAAGGATGTCCCCGCGGGTGCTCGAATGCTCGGTTCACCGGCGACTCCCGATAAAGAGCAAATGCGGATCATGATGTCGCTGGAAAAACTTCCCGAGATTCGCCGGGATCTACGAAATATCAAAAAAAAGATCGGTTTGGCGGATAACGAATGA
- a CDS encoding amidohydrolase family protein has protein sequence MSEQKPEYNVTGQDYTDRRHFRYSGPPLIDIHSHVTMTAPSDGSTGAAGGSGREGSTEQAEVMLSEAREFGIARTVTMCPVQDIAPLREKFGDALVFNGMINKKKIDDSDDEAYKSLDAFLAEGIKILKLWSAPRGRERGLVVNAPWRIESIKRAIAAGVQVVMVHVGDPDNWWNTVYKETAKFGTKADQYLPFREMLERFPEVTWIGAHMGGNPEHPDELQRLLEDYPHLCLDTSATKWQVREISRHPEAIRNLITKFPDRFMFGSDLVTRYGLHKEHYTSRYWCQRTLFESHWSGTSPIADGDYVAAAGEPALPALRGIELPEEVLLKVYRLNALRILG, from the coding sequence ATGAGCGAGCAAAAACCGGAATATAACGTTACCGGTCAGGACTATACCGATCGCCGGCATTTCCGCTATTCGGGCCCGCCCCTGATCGACATTCATTCCCACGTCACCATGACCGCTCCCAGCGATGGCTCGACCGGAGCCGCTGGCGGTAGCGGACGTGAGGGCTCCACGGAGCAAGCGGAAGTGATGCTCAGCGAGGCGAGGGAGTTCGGGATTGCCCGGACGGTGACCATGTGTCCGGTCCAGGATATCGCTCCCTTACGCGAGAAGTTTGGTGACGCCCTGGTCTTCAATGGCATGATCAACAAAAAGAAGATCGATGACAGCGACGACGAAGCTTACAAGAGTCTGGATGCCTTTTTGGCGGAAGGTATCAAAATTCTCAAACTCTGGTCGGCTCCTCGCGGTCGGGAACGGGGCCTGGTGGTAAACGCCCCTTGGCGGATCGAATCCATCAAGCGAGCGATAGCGGCCGGCGTCCAAGTGGTCATGGTTCACGTCGGCGATCCCGATAACTGGTGGAATACCGTCTACAAGGAAACCGCCAAGTTCGGAACCAAAGCCGATCAATATCTTCCTTTTCGAGAAATGCTCGAAAGATTTCCCGAGGTCACCTGGATTGGAGCCCACATGGGCGGGAATCCCGAACATCCAGACGAACTTCAGAGGCTCCTGGAGGACTATCCTCACCTGTGTTTAGATACCAGCGCCACCAAATGGCAAGTTCGCGAAATATCCCGACATCCGGAGGCCATTCGAAATTTAATAACGAAATTCCCGGATCGTTTTATGTTCGGGTCCGATCTGGTCACCCGCTACGGTTTGCACAAGGAGCACTATACCAGTCGGTACTGGTGTCAGCGGACCCTTTTTGAAAGTCATTGGTCCGGAACCAGTCCGATAGCCGATGGGGATTATGTCGCAGCCGCGGGGGAACCGGCTTTGCCCGCTTTACGGGGGATTGAGTTGCCAGAGGAAGTTTTACTAAAAGTCTACAGGCTCAATGCTTTGCGTATTCTGGGTTAA
- a CDS encoding xylulokinase → MSEPIRCLSDDAIITGWDFSTGSVKCLAFDLQGKVLAESRYPTDLYTEGGVSELNLMLLEGQARSTTRDIVDQLKQLKKDGSWVAGGISATHHTAGRIDKSFNPIRRAICWNDQTLAEFHAVGLHRLGGASQVQELLGGPWAVRYSLSHLVKDETTLSPEQWVKTWRMLPHGPLASGYLTGNFNVISISSASSTGIMNFRTAKWAKGMLDALQNLEYRKLAWSNLPKIIDMKQPVGELSKTLCEETKLVSAPIIYPTLDDQAAGLVGGGAVDDGQVAIILGNSAVVNSSAKTPPQYDSLDAMRLNWGPYLWMRCYSNGAQFLDRLLGPKPDWAKLEAEARKIPPGCNGVSVLPFVLAEPSLNVHKPRLVWTPKKPSKPGIIFRAALEALAYLIAVGVKEHQRCGQKIKRITVSGGISRSSLMLEILASVLNHRLDRVQSNEGTALGAAVCALAGHEMNLRKQKGIATKFTVADAVAQMIHFSEPVQPIPELVPTYSVELKKFEATLKS, encoded by the coding sequence GTGAGCGAACCCATTCGTTGTCTCTCCGACGATGCGATTATTACAGGCTGGGATTTCTCCACCGGTTCGGTGAAATGTCTGGCTTTCGATCTCCAGGGAAAGGTCCTTGCGGAATCCCGCTATCCCACCGATTTGTATACCGAAGGGGGAGTTTCGGAACTGAATCTCATGCTACTCGAAGGGCAGGCCCGCTCCACGACACGCGATATCGTCGATCAGTTGAAACAGCTAAAGAAAGACGGAAGCTGGGTGGCGGGTGGGATCTCCGCCACGCATCACACGGCTGGCCGCATCGATAAATCCTTCAACCCGATTCGGCGGGCCATCTGCTGGAATGATCAAACCCTGGCGGAATTTCACGCCGTGGGCCTGCATCGGCTGGGCGGGGCTTCGCAGGTGCAAGAACTGCTCGGTGGCCCCTGGGCAGTCAGGTATTCCCTGAGCCATCTAGTGAAGGACGAGACGACCTTGTCCCCGGAACAGTGGGTGAAAACCTGGCGAATGTTACCTCATGGCCCCCTCGCCTCGGGATATCTCACCGGAAATTTTAACGTCATCAGTATCTCTTCCGCCTCTTCAACGGGGATCATGAATTTTCGAACGGCCAAATGGGCCAAGGGCATGCTCGACGCCCTTCAGAACCTCGAGTATCGGAAACTGGCCTGGTCGAATCTGCCCAAAATCATCGACATGAAACAACCGGTCGGCGAGCTTTCCAAAACGTTATGCGAAGAGACCAAACTCGTTTCAGCTCCGATCATTTACCCGACCCTCGACGATCAGGCCGCCGGGCTGGTAGGAGGCGGTGCCGTCGATGACGGTCAAGTGGCCATCATTCTCGGCAACTCGGCGGTTGTAAATTCCTCCGCGAAGACGCCGCCGCAATACGATTCGCTGGATGCCATGCGACTCAACTGGGGTCCCTATCTTTGGATGCGCTGTTACAGCAACGGCGCCCAATTTTTGGATCGGCTGCTGGGCCCAAAACCGGATTGGGCCAAACTGGAGGCCGAGGCACGAAAAATCCCGCCGGGATGCAACGGCGTGAGCGTACTTCCTTTCGTGCTTGCCGAACCCTCCTTAAACGTACATAAGCCGCGCTTGGTCTGGACTCCAAAAAAGCCTAGTAAACCGGGCATTATTTTCCGGGCGGCCCTCGAAGCCCTCGCTTACCTGATCGCCGTCGGAGTGAAAGAGCATCAGCGCTGCGGCCAGAAGATCAAACGGATTACGGTCTCCGGAGGGATTTCTCGCAGTAGCCTGATGCTGGAAATTCTGGCCAGCGTTCTGAACCATCGACTCGATCGGGTTCAATCGAATGAAGGAACTGCGCTCGGAGCGGCCGTTTGTGCCTTGGCCGGGCACGAGATGAATCTTCGAAAGCAGAAGGGAATTGCGACGAAGTTCACCGTGGCGGATGCGGTCGCTCAGATGATTCACTTCTCCGAACCAGTGCAACCGATTCCGGAATTAGTGCCGACCTACAGTGTGGAACTCAAGAAGTTTGAAGCCACTCTGAAGAGCTAA